Proteins encoded within one genomic window of Oryza glaberrima chromosome 12, OglaRS2, whole genome shotgun sequence:
- the LOC127757464 gene encoding cytochrome P450 714C1 isoform X1: MEKLLALIVVLVILLSLALFYLCNILWLRAVKIRKKLRRQGIRGPKPTFLYGNTKEIKRIQQELKFSQKQGTNNFISTLFPHFLLWRETYGPVFLYSTGAMEILQVSHPDMVKDIGRWTPSELGKPNYLKKSRKALFGGGLFTENGDEWAYQRKIIAPEFFMDKIKGMIQLIEDATVTVLEGWEDMIDDVGGCREIVVDDYLRNLSADVIARACFGSSFTKGEEIFCKLRQLQKAIAQQDAFVGLSALWKYLPTKSNQEIQMLDEQVRLLILDVAKEQHHYQDSHNNLLNAIIDGAQDGRSTAEAEDFIVGNCKTIYFGGHESTAVTAIWCLMLLSTHSEWQERARAEAMEVCRGRSTLDVDALRRLKIVTMVIQETLRLYPPASVMMQEALTNVKLGNIDVPRGTIVQVPRLMLHLDKEAWGADADEFRPDRFANGVAAACRAAHMYVPFGHGPTTCIGQNLAMAELKVVLARLLTKFAFSPSPRYRHSPAFRLTIEPGFGLPLMVTKLP; encoded by the exons ATGGAGAAATTGCTTGCACTCATTGTTGTTCTTGTCATACTTCTTAGCTTAGCTCTGTTCTACTTGTGCAACATCCTATGGCTGAGGGCTGTGAAGATAAGGAAGAAGTTGAGGAGGCAAGGCATAAGGGGTCCCAAGCCTACTTTTCTCTACGGCAACACCAAGGAGATCAAAAGAATCCAACAAGAGCTCAAATTTTCACAGAAGCAAGGCACCAACAACTTCATCTCCACCCTCTTCCCACACTTCCTCCTCTGGCGGGAAACTTATG GCCCAGTGTTCCTATACTCAACAGGAGCTATGGAGATACTACAAGTTTCTCACCCAGATATGGTGAAGGATATAGGCCGGTGGACACCATCAGAGCTTGGTAAGCCTAATTATCTAAAGAAATCTCGCAAGGCCCTCTTTGGAGGAGGTTTATTTACAGAGAATGGCGATGAATGGGCCTACCAGAGGAAGATCATAGCACCAGAGTTCTTCATGGATAAGATTAAG GGTATGATCCAGCTGATTGAGGATGCAACTGTTACAGTGTTAGAAGGATGGGAGGATATGATTGACGATGTGGGAGGGTGTAGGGAAATAGTTGTCGATGATTACTTGCGGAACTTGTCAGCAGATGTAATTGCCAGGGCTTGCTTTGGGAGTAGCTTCACAAAAGGAGAAGAAATATTTTGCAAGCTTAGGCAGCTCCAAAAAGCAATTGCTCAGCAAGATGCGTTTGTTGGTCTGTCTGCACTGTG GAAATACCTGCCAACCAAGAGCAACCAAGAAATACAGATGCTGGATGAACAAGTCCGGTTACTGATCCTGGACGTCGCAAAGGAACAACACCACTACCAAGACTCACATAACAATCTTCTCAACGCCATCATTGATGGTGCGCAGGATGGTCGCAGCACTGCAGAGGCCGAGGACTTTATCGTCGGAAACTGTAAGACCATCTACTTCGGAGGCCACGAGAGCACGGCGGTCACCGCCATCTGGTGCCTGATGCTACTCTCCACGCACTCAGAATGGCAGGAACGCGCCCGGGCTGAGGCAATGGAGGTTTGCCGGGGAAGGTCGACATTGGACGTCGACGCCCTTCGCCGGTTAAAGATT GTGACGATGGTGATCCAGGAGACGCTTCGGCTGTACCCGCCGGCGTCGGTGATGATGCAGGAGGCCCTGACGAACGTGAAGCTCGGCAACATCGATGTGCCTCGCGGCACCATCGTCCAGGTGCCCAGGCTGATGCTGCACCTGGACAAGGAAGCCTggggcgccgacgccgacgagttcCGGCCGGACCGGTTCGCgaacggcgtggcggcggcgtgcagggCGGCGCACATGTACGTGCCGTTCGGGCACGGGCCCACGACGTGCATCGGGCAGAACCTGGCAATGGCGGAGCTGAAGGTGGTGCTGGCCAGGCTGCTGACAAAGTTCGccttctcgccgtcgccgaggtaCCGTCACTCGCCGGCGTTCAGGCTGACCATTGAACCCGGGTTCGGCTTGCCACTCATGGTGACAAAACTGCCATGA
- the LOC127757464 gene encoding cytochrome P450 714C3 isoform X2 → MEILQVSHPDMVKDIGRWTPSELGKPNYLKKSRKALFGGGLFTENGDEWAYQRKIIAPEFFMDKIKGMIQLIEDATVTVLEGWEDMIDDVGGCREIVVDDYLRNLSADVIARACFGSSFTKGEEIFCKLRQLQKAIAQQDAFVGLSALWKYLPTKSNQEIQMLDEQVRLLILDVAKEQHHYQDSHNNLLNAIIDGAQDGRSTAEAEDFIVGNCKTIYFGGHESTAVTAIWCLMLLSTHSEWQERARAEAMEVCRGRSTLDVDALRRLKIVTMVIQETLRLYPPASVMMQEALTNVKLGNIDVPRGTIVQVPRLMLHLDKEAWGADADEFRPDRFANGVAAACRAAHMYVPFGHGPTTCIGQNLAMAELKVVLARLLTKFAFSPSPRYRHSPAFRLTIEPGFGLPLMVTKLP, encoded by the exons ATGGAGATACTACAAGTTTCTCACCCAGATATGGTGAAGGATATAGGCCGGTGGACACCATCAGAGCTTGGTAAGCCTAATTATCTAAAGAAATCTCGCAAGGCCCTCTTTGGAGGAGGTTTATTTACAGAGAATGGCGATGAATGGGCCTACCAGAGGAAGATCATAGCACCAGAGTTCTTCATGGATAAGATTAAG GGTATGATCCAGCTGATTGAGGATGCAACTGTTACAGTGTTAGAAGGATGGGAGGATATGATTGACGATGTGGGAGGGTGTAGGGAAATAGTTGTCGATGATTACTTGCGGAACTTGTCAGCAGATGTAATTGCCAGGGCTTGCTTTGGGAGTAGCTTCACAAAAGGAGAAGAAATATTTTGCAAGCTTAGGCAGCTCCAAAAAGCAATTGCTCAGCAAGATGCGTTTGTTGGTCTGTCTGCACTGTG GAAATACCTGCCAACCAAGAGCAACCAAGAAATACAGATGCTGGATGAACAAGTCCGGTTACTGATCCTGGACGTCGCAAAGGAACAACACCACTACCAAGACTCACATAACAATCTTCTCAACGCCATCATTGATGGTGCGCAGGATGGTCGCAGCACTGCAGAGGCCGAGGACTTTATCGTCGGAAACTGTAAGACCATCTACTTCGGAGGCCACGAGAGCACGGCGGTCACCGCCATCTGGTGCCTGATGCTACTCTCCACGCACTCAGAATGGCAGGAACGCGCCCGGGCTGAGGCAATGGAGGTTTGCCGGGGAAGGTCGACATTGGACGTCGACGCCCTTCGCCGGTTAAAGATT GTGACGATGGTGATCCAGGAGACGCTTCGGCTGTACCCGCCGGCGTCGGTGATGATGCAGGAGGCCCTGACGAACGTGAAGCTCGGCAACATCGATGTGCCTCGCGGCACCATCGTCCAGGTGCCCAGGCTGATGCTGCACCTGGACAAGGAAGCCTggggcgccgacgccgacgagttcCGGCCGGACCGGTTCGCgaacggcgtggcggcggcgtgcagggCGGCGCACATGTACGTGCCGTTCGGGCACGGGCCCACGACGTGCATCGGGCAGAACCTGGCAATGGCGGAGCTGAAGGTGGTGCTGGCCAGGCTGCTGACAAAGTTCGccttctcgccgtcgccgaggtaCCGTCACTCGCCGGCGTTCAGGCTGACCATTGAACCCGGGTTCGGCTTGCCACTCATGGTGACAAAACTGCCATGA
- the LOC127757963 gene encoding cytochrome P450 714C2-like, whose amino-acid sequence MEVFFSSQQWLALIPPVILCILLFFYVYIILWLRPERLRQKLRSQGVRGPKPSFLFGNIPEMRRIQQLAKSAHEQEAGSADMFSSNYVATLFPYFLHWSRVYGSIYLYSTGSIQVLNVTDSNMVKELANCKSLDFGKPCYLQKERGALLGMGILTSNGDLWVHQRKVIAPELFMERVKGMMNLMMEAAMSMLNSWKNEVEDRGGSAEIVVDEFLRTFSADVISRACFGSSFSEGKEIFIKIRQLQTTMAKQSLLIGVPGSRYLPTRSNREIWNLDSSIRTLILNISKKYEHVSSTLVNNDLLHAIIQGSKDGPLHSCTPEDFIVDNCKNIYFAGHETTSTTAAWCLMLLASHHEWQSRARVEFLDICQGKPLDFDILRKLKMLTMVIQETLRLYPPASFVVREALNDMKLGGIDIPKGTNIWIPIAMAHRDPSVWGPSADKFDPDRFANGIAGACKPPHMYMPFGVGVRTCAGQNLAMVELKVVLSLLLSKFEFKLSPNYVHCPAFRLTIEPGKGVPLIFREL is encoded by the exons ATGGAAGTTTTCTTCTCATCACAGCAATGGCTAGCACTTATACCTCCAGTCATCCTCTGtatccttctcttcttctatgTGTACATCATTCTATGGCTAAGACCAGAGCGGTTGAGGCAGAAACTGAGGAGCCAAGGAGTGAGGGGTCCCAAGCCTTCTTTTCTCTTTGGAAACATACCAGAGATGAGGAGAATCCAGCAATTGGCCAAGTCTGCGCATGAACAAGAAGCAGGGAGTGCCGACATGTTTTCATCAAATTATGTGGCAACTCTTTTCCCTTACTTCCTCCACTGGAGCAGGGTTTATG GTTCCATCTACCTGTATTCCACTGGAAGCATACAAGTTTTAAATGTTACTGATTCAAACATGGTGAAGGAGCTAGCCAACTGCAAATCTTTGGATTTTGGAAAGCCTTGCTACTTGCAAAAAGAGCGTGGAGCTCTTCTTGGTATGGGAATTCTGACATCAAATGGTGATCTGTGGGTACACCAGAGAAAAGTGATTGCACCTGAACTATTCATGGAAAGGGTTAAG GGAATGATGAATTTGATGATGGAGGCTGCAATGTCAATGTTGAACTCATGGAAAAATGAAGTTGAGGACAGAGGAGGCAGTGCAGAGATTGTGGTTGATGAGTTCTTGAGAACCTTTTCAGCTGATGTCATATCAAGGGCTTGTTTTGGAAGCAGCTTTAGTGAAGGCAAGGAGATTTTCATAAAAATACGACAACTTCAGACAACAATGGCAAAACAAAGTTTGCTCATTGGTGTTCCTGGAAGTAG GTATTTACCAACAAGGAGCAATAGAGAGATCTGGAATCTGGATAGTAGCATCCGTACCCTCATTTTAAACATATCAAAGAAATATGAACATGTTTCATCAACCTTAGTGAACAATGATCTCCTACACGCCATCATTCAAGGTTCTAAGGATGGGCCCCTCCATTCATGCACGCCCGAGGATTTTATTGTCGACAACTGCAAAAACATATACTTCGCAGGGCATGAGACAACCTCGACCACGGCTGCATGGTGTTTGATGCTTCTAGCTTCACACCATGAATGGCAGTCCCGTGCTCGGGTGGAATTCCTTGACATTTGTCAAGGGAAACCACTAGATTTTGACATTCTACGGAAGTTGAAAATG CTGACAATGGTGATCCAGGAGACACTCCGATTGTACCCACCAGCCTCCTTCGTCGTCCGGGAAGCTCTGAATGACATGAAACTTGGCGGCATCGACATACCGAAAGGAACTAACATCTGGATCCCGATCGCGATGGCTCACCGGGATCCTTCAGTATGGGGTCCTAGTGCCGACAAATTCGATCCGGACAGGTTCGCCAACGGCATAGCAGGGGCCTGCAAACCCCCTCATATGTACATGCCCTTCGGCGTTGGGGTCCGGACATGTGCCGGCCAGAATCTAGCCATGGTTGAGCTCAAGGTTGTTCTGTCACTCCTGCTGTCCAAGTTTGAATTCAAGCTTTCTCCAAACTATGTGCATTGCCCTGCGTTCAGACTGACCATCGAGCCTGGGAAAGGTGTTCCATTAATTTTTAGAGAGCTCTGA
- the LOC127757322 gene encoding uncharacterized protein LOC127757322, translating into MVFSEQLYLSPLSFGGGGRDLIFILLMDMIRAIGGMVRSLYCKAVVVVLRSSVGVMLVRLIMDKFGILAIRNAWYDPSKVTDHVIQGYTKPLRSRGWEMALLEYTISMIMDSTSTSKVPVSGRLSEISCPVLVVSGDTDRLVPRWNTERVARVIPGAAFEVIKNSRHLPQEERPEEFISVVERFLRKAFGRPSEQEKLFQAV; encoded by the exons ATGGTGTTTTCAGAACAGTTGTATCTGTCACCTTTATCTTTT GGAGGAGGTGGAAGGgaccttatttttattttacttatgGATATGATTAGGGCAATAGGTGGTATGGTTCGATCTTTGTATTGTAaagctgttgttgttgttcttcgaTCATCAGTTGGCGTGATGCTG GTACGATTAATCATGGATAAATTTGGTATATTGGCTATCCGCAATGCATGGTACGACCCAAGCAAAGTGACTGATCATGTCATTCAGGGTTACACTAAG CCATTAAGATCCAGAGGTTGGGAGATGGCTCTCTTGGAGTACACTATATCCATGATCATGGATTCTACATCCACATCAAAAGTTCCAGTCTCAGGGAGGCTTTCTGAGATCTCGTGCCCAG TGCTAGTGGTGAGTGGAGATACTGATCGCCTTGTTCCTCGTTGGAATACCGAGCGCGTTGCACGTGTGATTCCTGGTGCAGCATTTGAGGTGATAAAGAATTCTAGGCACTTGCCACAGGAGGAACGACCCGAAGAATTCATCTCTGTTGTGGAAAGGTTCCTAAGAAAAGCTTTTGGAAGACCCAGCGAGCAAGAGAAACTGTTCCAAGCTGTATGA
- the LOC127757465 gene encoding uncharacterized protein LOC127757465, whose product MSDHQFAGQPDVQCLVCTRPFTLDAQVTDTFEALAICRDCKATVLNDDERDEITSTSHHTRRRRQRSRTASIDSLEDAFSQEFSQLIDLARRQGRETDIDSSSVLPQHASYNSTPSQSQRWHASDDESDGLNYVDSVFGEIESTISFGDYGADSDTSIEEHSVSARRISIQLDNGSYMNTDTDIDPMNARLDQWDSDDQEDVEESGFDETINTMTQHQQQSHDIQLSGLSEDESEDGVWNWGVAVRQRANVRNLLDDMEGPEMRTTFVGNPDDYVDARQFEMLLEQFAEDNSSRRGAPPAATSFIENLPSVIISASHQINDDVICPVCKDPIPTRARAKQLPCMHLYHSSCILPWLSSRNTCPVCRYELPTDDAEYERSKQATTNVRDIQVVEENSDEQEVQVTRQMAVGAIEETNTSEHNVRVDEQPNSAHRRSGWIFIAAAPVVSLIGFALVLCFTNPARSGRRQLYCRSPSATEVHVDTKKSWWSMF is encoded by the coding sequence ATGTCTGACCATCAATTTGCCGGCCAACCAGATGTGCAGTGCCTAGTTTGCACAAGACCGTTTACTTTGGATGCTCAGGTGACTGATACCTTTGAAGCTTTAGCCATATGCAGGGACTGCAAGGCCACAGTACTTAACGATGACGAAAGAGATGAAATAACCAGCACTTCTCATCACACAAGACGGAGAAGGCAGAGATCCAGGACTGCAAGTATTGATTCCCTGGAGGACGCATTCTCGCAGGAGTTCTCTCAGCTCATCGACTTAGCAAGAAGACAAGGTCGTGAAACGGATATTGATTCTTCGTCAGTCCTGCCGCAACATGCGTCGTATAATTCGACGCCAAGCCAATCTCAAAGATGGCATGCTTCAGATGACGAGAGCGATGGCCTTAATTATGTCGATTCTGTGTTTGGTGAAATTGAATCAACCATCAGTTTTGGTGACTATGGTGCGGATTCAGACACCTCCATAGAGGAACATAGTGTATCGGCAAGGAGGATTTCCATTCAACTTGACAATGGAAGTTACATGAACACAGATACCGATATTGATCCCATGAATGCTAGGCTGGATCAGTGGGATTCAGATGACCAGGAAGATGTGGAAGAATCTGGTTTTGATGAAACAATAAACACCATGACCCAGCACCAGCAGCAATCACATGATATTCAGCTAAGTGGATTGAGTGAGGACGAATCTGAAGATGGTGTATGGAATTGGGGTGTGGCTGTACGTCAAAGAGCAAATGTGAGAAACTTGCTAGACGACATGGAAGGGCCAGAAATGAGGACAACTTTTGTCGGGAATCCAGATGATTATGTTGATGCAAGGCAGTTCGAGATGCTCCTTGAGCAATTTGCTGAGGACAACAGTTCCAGAAGAGGAGCTCCACCAGCTGCGACATCATTTATTGAAAACCTCCCCTCTGTGATTATCTCCGCAAGTCATCAGATAAATGATGATGTGATCTGTCCGGTCTGCAAAGATCCAATTCCTACCAGAGCTAGAGCAAAACAGctaccatgcatgcatctttATCATTCATCGTGCATCTTGCCATGGCTTAGTTCTAGAAATACATGTCCTGTCTGCCGATATGAGCTTCCTACAGATGATGCAGAGTATGAAAGGTCCAAGCAAGCCACAACCAATGTAAGAGACATTCAGGTTGTGGAAGAAAATTCTGATGAACAAGAGGTCCAGGTAACTCGTCAGATGGCTGTTGGTGCTATCGAAGAGACTAATACAAGTGAACACAATGTTCGTGTTGATGAGCAACCAAACAGTGCACACAGGCGCAGTGGATGGATTTTTATTGCTGCTGCTCCAGTCGTAAGCCTTATCGGTTTCGCTCTAGTTTTATGCTTTACAAATCCTGCTAGGAGTGGTAGAAGGCAACTGTACTGTAGATCCCCAAGTGCCACTGAAGTGCATGTGGACACCAAAAAGAGTTGGTGGTCTATGTTCTAG
- the LOC127757321 gene encoding uncharacterized protein LOC127757321: protein MPPRRRRRRRRSVAGIDQDDLLDPDALADPDSSFYEINGVRVHHKVCTHEDSSDQSPDPAITNADQNQIAFGLTSRTIWSGDDTKPINPYSMAFSLWHSLTNSVPRRPSLSGFGFRHSAGCLVAVEAYFEAPERVAALVLVAPAIFVPVFRRKGVKEYGVGEQEWQNKKDFNGSNLPTNPLNRIWGKFLELCLWIAGFLMNMIRAIVSIVRSLYCKAVVAVLRSSVGVRLVRLVMDKFGILAVRNAWYDPGKVTDHVIQGYSKPLRSRGWEMALLEYTISMIMDSISSSKVPVSERLSEISCPVLVVSGDTDRLVPRWNTERVARAIPGAGFEVIKNSGHLPQEERPEEFVSVVERFLRKAFGRSSEQEKLFQAAV from the exons atgccaccacgccgccgccgccgccgccgccggagtgtGGCTGGCATTGACCAGGACGATCTCCTTGACCCCGACGCCCTCGCCGACCCAGACAGCAGCTTCTACGAGATCAATGGCGTAAGGGTCCACCACAAGGTTTGCACCCATGAGGATTCCAGTGACCAATCTCCAGACCCTGCCATCACAAACGCTGACCAAAACCAAATTG CCTTTGGTCTGACATCCCGAACCATCTGGTCTGGTGATGACACCAAGCCTATCAACCCCTACTCCATGGCCTTCTCACTTTGGCATTCATTGACCAACTCGGTGCCAAGAAGGCCGTCCTTGTCGG GGTTTGGATTCAGGCACTCAGCTGGTTGCCTTGTGGCAGTGGAGGCATATTTTGAGGCACCAGAAAGGGTAGCTGCACTTGTGCTGGTTGCACCAGCCATTTTTGTGCCAGTTTTCAGGAGGAAAGGTGTGAAGGAGTATGGTGTAGGTGAACAAGAATGGCAGAATAAGAAGGATTTTAATGGTTCAAATTTGCCTACAAATCCACTCAATAGGATTTGGGGAAAATTCCTCGAGCTATGCTTGTGGATTGCAGGGTTTCTTATGAACATGATTAGGGCAATAGTTAGTATTGTTCGATCTTTATATTGTAAAGCTGTTGTTGCTGTTCTTCGATCATCAGTTGGCGTGAGGCTg GTAAGATTGGTCATGGATAAATTTGGTATATTGGCTGTCCGCAATGCATGGTACGACCCAGGCAAAGTGACAGATCATGTTATTCAAGGTTACTCTAAG CCATTAAGATCCAGAGGTTGGGAGATGGCTCTTTTGGAGTACACTATATCCATGATCATGGATTCTATATCATCATCGAAAGTGCCTGTCTCAGAAAGGCTTTCTGAGATCTCGTGCCCAG TGCTAGTGGTGAGTGGAGATACTGATCGCCTTGTTCCTCGTTGGAATACCGAGCGCGTAGCACGTGCGATTCCTGGTGCAGGATTTGAGGTGATCAAGAACTCTGGGCACTTGCCACAGGAGGAACGACCCGAAGAATTCGTCTCTGTTGTGGAAAGGTTCCTAAGAAAAGCTTTTGGAAGATCCAGCGAGCAAGAGAAACTGTTCCAAGCAGCTGTATGA